From one Dama dama isolate Ldn47 chromosome 4, ASM3311817v1, whole genome shotgun sequence genomic stretch:
- the PTOV1 gene encoding prostate tumor-overexpressed gene 1 protein, whose translation MVRPRRAPHRSGAGGPLGGRGRPLRPLTARAARSRSWPASPRGPQPPRIRARSAPPMQGARVFGALGPIGPSSPGLALGGLAVSEHRLSNKLLAWSGVLEWQEKRRPYSDSTAKLKRALPCQAYVNQGENLETDQWPQKLIMQLIPQQLLTTLGPLFRNSQLAQFHFTNRDCDSLKGLCRVMGNGFAGCMLFPHISPCEVRVLMLLYSSKKKIFMGLIPYDQSGFVNAIRQVITTRKQAVGPGGVAGPVQIVNNKFLAWSGVMEWQEPRPEPHSRSKRWLPSHIYVNQGEILRTEQWPRKLYMQLIPQQLLTTLVPLFRNSRLVQFHFTKDLETLKSLCRIMDNGFAGCVHFSYKAACEVRVLMLLYSSEKKIFIGLIPHDQGNFVNGIRRVIANQQQVLQRNLEQEQQQRGMGG comes from the exons ATGGTCCGTCCGCGCCGCGCCCCGCACCGCTCCGGCGCTGGGGGCCCCCTCGGGGGTCGAGGCCGCCCTCTGCGGCCCCTCACGGCGCGCGCTGCCCGCTCGCGCTCCTGGCCGGCCAGCCCTCGAGGCCCGCAGCCGCCGCGGATCCGGGCTCGCTCGGCCCCTCCCATG CAAGGTGCTCGAGTCTTTGGGGCCCTGGGCCCCATTGGGCCCTCCTCGCCTGGACTCGCCCTCGGGGGCCTGGCTGTCAGCGAGCACCGGCTCAGCAACAAGCTGCTGGCCTGGAGCGGAGTCCTGGAGTGGCAGGAG AAGCGCAGACCCTACTCGGACTCCACCGCGAAGCTGAAGCGGGCCCTCCCCTGCCAGGCCTACGTGAACCAGGGCGAGAACCT GGAGACTGACCAGTGGCCGCAGAAGCTGATCATGCAACTGATCCCGCAGCAGCTGCTG ACCACCCTGGGCCCCCTGTTCCGCAACTCCCAGCTGGCGCAGTTCCACTTCACCAACAGAGACTGTGACTCCCTCAAGGGGCTCTGCCGGGTCATGGGCAACGGCTTC GCGGGCTGCATGCTCTTCCCGCACATCTCTCCGTGCGAGGTGCGCGTGCTCATGCTCCTCTACTCGTCCAAGAAGAAGATCTTCATGGGCCTCATCCCCTACGACCAGAGCGGCTTCGTCAACGCCATCCGGCAGGTCATCACCACCCGGAAACAG GCAGTGGGACCCGGCGGCGTGGCGGGCCCCGTCCAGATCGTCAACAACAAGTTCCTGGCATGGAGCGGAGTCATGGAGTGGCAGGAG CCCAGGCCTGAGCCCCACAGCCGGTCTAAGCGGTGGCTGCCCTCGCACATCTACGTGAACCAAGGGGAGATCCT GAGGACGGAGCAGTGGCCTCGGAAGCTGTACATGCAGCTCATCCCGCAGCAGCTCCTG ACCACGCTGGTGCCGCTCTTCCGGAACTCCCGCCTGGTGCAGTTCCACTTCACCAAGGACCTGGAGACGCTGAAGAGCCTGTGCCGGATCATGGACAACGGCTTT GCCGGCTGCGTGCACTTCTCCTACAAGGCCGCCTGCGAGGTCCGCGTCCTCATGCTTCTGTACTCCTCGGAGAAGAAGATCTTCATCGGCCTCATCCCGCACGACCAGGGCAACTTCGTCAACGGCATCCGGCGCGTCATTGCCAACCAGCAGCAGGTTCTGCAGCGGAACCtggagcaggagcagcagcagcgagGG ATGGGGGGGTAG